The Tripterygium wilfordii isolate XIE 37 chromosome 5, ASM1340144v1, whole genome shotgun sequence DNA segment GTGTATGTGAGTTGTTTACTGTTTTACAGGCGAACATGCGACTTATTGGTAGAATTGCAATGGTGCACGTGAGTTGTTTGCAAGTGAACATATGactcaatggtagagttgcagaggtgcaacctagaggttacatattcaatttttgaaaacaatcatgtcatatattatgtgggggcaAGATACGCATAGATCTTGCATGTTCTTGAACTTACCCACTACGAAAGTCTTATGCACGGGTGATGTTTACAATTGTCATTGAAAACTAGAGTCATGCCAGCAGTAATAATGCGTTTAGTTTATTATATATGCTCTGCCTGACACCCATGAAAATTACAGGCACAGTCATTGCTACTAGGTAGGAAGTTTCCTTTCATGCACTAGCTAGGAAAAAAACTCGCCACACAAAAAGATAATGTTCTTCTCATAGAAGATTCACATCAGAAAACTCGCCACACAAAAAGGCAACACTTCAACCATAATTTCTCAAGCATATTCCCcacaaaagaaaatggaaagtCGTCAGATACCAAAGCAATGGGTGCTTTCGCAACGTATTTGCACTTGCCAAACGTTTCGTGttcggagaaaaaaaaaagtgtttgacTGAGTGGTGTATTACAATATCACCGTACTTAATTCGGTgagtttgaaattgaaactATACATAGGGAGTTGTTTCTACTCTCGAAGCAACGTGGGTGACTGCATTTTGGAAGTCAAAATACAatattctttttaattttatcctcaatcaattttattattccatttatatttttataaaaacaaattcataaaaaattaattgataccactaaaaaatatcaaaatttaccTTCACATCACCGCATTATTTTAAGTGACGCGTTAAACACTTTTTGTCATCAcaactcacctcacctcacctcacaacagTTTCGAAACTCGTCTCACTGCAAAAGGTCAAAACATCACACACTCCCAATATGTGGGCACTGATCTTCAagattgtaagagcactaacacaaacatcaatcCGATAGTTTCCATTAAAGAGAATATATTCAAAACTATCCACACAGTCACAACTGCAGGAAGCAGGATTCCTACGGCGACAAAGAAATGCTCTTTTCCACGTCCACTCCATCCTGCAAGTAAAAGAAGAATCCAACTAAATAACAATGCAACAAGAAGCGAACCGGTACATATCCTACACAACACACAATTTATCTTCACTAGTAGTTTTTTGTAGGATAACTGACCCACAGGTTTAATAATTAAAGCCTACAACTTAATCCAAATCCCGCACATATTTACAAAGACAAGCCACTTCTGATGAAGCTTCCTGGGAAATATCCCTAGTGTTTACGGAGTCCGCTATCAGATCCTTCCAACCCAGAGGATCAGTACAATGTAGGATTACTCTCTCTTGATTACAAAAATACTGTCTCTTAATGCAAAAATACATTTTACTAGGATCGAAAAGTCATGGGCTTGAAACTGCGCAAAATGGTGGCTCAAACAACAATAGAGAATTGCAACACAATCACAACACATGAATTTACGTGGAAAACTCAAACACCGAAGAAAATCACAGGTGTTGTCAGAGGCAACCAGATAAACATTCTCTACCTAAAAAATTCAAGAACCCAAGAGATTATCATAAGCCTCTACTTAGCTCATACTCTCTTAAGACTCTACATCTTGAAATCTCTCATCCCTATAACTCAGTTACAACAAGAGATATACCACAAAGCTTTCTCTACCTTACTCTCTCTCATTAGATCCGGCCGTTTCTCTAACCTTTTTTTATAGAAACAAAATCCTAGGAATTATGTTACAACCCTAGAAAACAAGTCTCCTATTTATTGAAAAACAACAGTCCCGTTAGTCGTCTGGAAGGACAATTAACATGTCCAGATGGCAAGGACTTCAAATTTGTCTTTCCATCAAATCCGTCCGAACGCCCATATCACCCATCAGGGCAATTCGTAGAGCTTCCTCGATCCAAACATCCAGTAAGACACTTATGCCACTTCATGCACTTGAGCTGTCTGGACGACCATAACCCCACATCCGAATGACAACTCTAAAAAACGTTATACCAACAACAAAACTCATCTCCACACACAATTCGAAACAACTCAAATTTATTGATCAACCCTAACAACTCACTTGTGATTTGCAGACTATTGCATTTATCCATGAATTTTTCCCCTGTAGACATTATGGGTAGTGGCTATGAACCAAATACAAAATATAGTTTGAAATTATTTGTGGTTGATGAAACATCTAGGTGGATGAACGACActcatattttttattctaaatATAGTTTTGTATTTATATGGAGTCTAAAATATTGTTGGCATATCATAAGCACGAGAATGTCATGAAATATTAACAATATTAATTCTTTTatcaattaatataaaaatgaaaCAGTCAAATCCTTGGTGATATTGATATTGTGATGACCATCGACttataaatcaatcaaaaataCCATCAAAAAGTGATCCAACCTTTTGGGATATCTTCGAACAATCTGTGTGTATCGCATGGAGACAACAAGAAcgactttttaagcatatctatctccataaaattttaatttcccCCCAACCATGGCAAATCCAGCACGCGTTAAGGGCCTTGTAATAAAAGTCATTATAGTTTTCATAAAGTTTTAATCGCAGGCGTGAAATATTTAGTATGTTTATTAGTGTGGGGTCTAcacaaattttgaatttgatgaacAGACGAGACATCTGTAATAACCTTTGCAATCATCTGAATCGAATACAAAGAAACTCCAAATCACATATTGTAATAATCGGCTCGAGAGGACAAGATCACAAGCCTTTGCAGTGCAAGCTTTGATAGTATTGCGCGAGTTATTGAGTGACGAATGAGTTAAGTCTTTTGTCCCACATTGCTCAGGATGTTGGGCAAGCTATCGAGTGACAAATGGGTAAGTCTCTTGTCCCACATCACCTATTGAAATATGTGAGTATATAATAAGCCAAACTTTTAAAGCGTTTTTCCTTAGAGGAGATGCATCTGATCTCATTAGAACTCTGTAGTTGAGCATACTTTACGAGAACAATATTACGATAGATGACTTTCTGCTGTGTGAGTCAATATGTTCTTACACATATGGTGGGCCCAAGGCCCAcgaaaatagagagaaacagTTACAAGATCAATACAACCGCATAAAAAGGCATGGGAAAAACCTGCAACAGGAAGTCGGTGATGCTTCCTTCTATCCAACTGTAAACGGCGTGACTTTCTTCCGTCATCACGTGATCCCTCCACGTTTTCATCACGAAACTGCCAATTCTCGCGATAATTTCAATCCCAAATTCATTGTTCGTGtttatcttcatttttttttcttgttcttttcgattttattaattttcctAACATTAAAAAACCAATTTTAGGGAATGTTGGGATGTCAATGGATTTCTTTGACTAAGTTAGGATTTCAATAATTTTCAAGGGGTTGGCCAAGTTTGTTCCCGATATCTCATGTAAACTCATGAGTTTTAGGTTTAAAATATTTCGTCAACACTTTGATGTTACACCCTCTAATAAAATGCTTGTGATTTACTCTGATCCCGTATAGGGAACTTCTGAGGGTGCAATGCACTGATTCGGGAGTTTACTCCATCGGAACCCTACCTCGAAGAAGTTCttacaatattaaaaaaaattaggatttCAACGTCTTTGAACAACATTTTTTAAACAATAAATATGCTTTGAGTTTATActgttgttttttatttttttacaaaaagacTTGGAAAACATCAGAAAGGAAAAACCAATTTTAGGGAAAGTTGGGATGTCATTGGATTTCTTTGACTACGTTAGGATTTCAATGTCTTTGAACAACCTTTTTTAACTATAAATAAGCTTTGAGTTTATCTGTCATTACTATTTTTAATTATAAGCAAAACAAGTTTTTGATTAAGCTAAGgaaaaatcatataatatacTAACCAGCAAAGAGTATACCGACATTTTGGAGTTAGGAAGAAAGCATAATTAACTTGCGGAACCACAGGATGTGGTGCTATGTATTTGTTTTTATCTAATGCAATTAACTCttttgacattttcttcaaaaaaaccTTGCGTAACTTGAAAATGTGTACAGAAAATCTTATCTATGTATCATGTTTCTGCTGTGTAATGTATTTCAAAAAAGATTATTTAAGATTAAATTTAGATAACTTATTCAATTAGGGGTGGCTCATTAGTCATCAAAATCTGTTTGGCACAGTTTATTATCGACAGAGTATACACTTGGTATAGTTTATTATCAACAGAGTATAAGATGTTAATGTCTACAATTTTTTATTGGCAgggtatttttttaaataattgagaacactaaaatatAAATTTGGCATTTAAATATTCCgtatgaaaataaattttaaccGTCAAATCTGTGTGCAAATAAATTTCTTCTCGACTCTCTTGGAATGATTCTCGCTCTCTTTCATCATCTCAATAGTGTCGTATCTTTTCCTCTCCAAATTCCGTCATTTGCCACCATAACTCAAATTTCTCTtcgttgtctctttctcttctttaaGTTACTTTCCGTCTTTCCCGgctctcttgtatttatttccctCTATAAATAACCGCTTCGAGCACTGTCCATGGCAACCCATTACACATCTCCTCAACTTCTCTCTCCATTTCCGGCCGCTTGAGTCGTATTTGTTTGTCATGACGAAGGAGTGGGTATCAATGGAAGTTGTCAACAATGATGATGGGTCGTCGTCATTGAAGCAAAAGAAGGTGCAGAGGCTGAGATGTTCGGTTCAGAACTACGATTGGGGGAAAATTGGCGAGGATTCGCAAGTCGCAAGGCTGTACGCGTGGAATTCCGGGTCAGAGATTGACCCAGACAAGCCTTACGCGGAACTTTGGATGGGGACCCACGAGTCCGGGTCGTCTTATCTCGTGCCGCGGCACGGCGATGGAGAAATTGTGAGTCTCAAGTCCTGGATTTCCAAGAATCCGAATGTGCTTGGTGAGAGAGTTCTGGACAAGTGGGGTTCCGATCTCCCTTTCTTGTTCAAGGTATTGTGGTTCTCTTCTCTGTGAACATCGTATTTGTCTATGAAATTGATTGCAAAGTTTGTCTTGTAATCTTACAGTTTAATCTTGTCCTCAGCAATTGATTTCTGAGAAATTTCTACATACTGGGAATGCACATTTTAATTTTCTGTATATTGAATCCTTGAATCCCTTTTAAATTCCTCATCTTTTTCTTTCGGGTGTTCGTTacttgataataataataattgttgTTAGTATTGTTGTTGTTCTTTCTACGGTTGTTATTATTCTTATTAAAAATTACCTATATTTAGATGTAAACAATCCATATAAATGCCTAAGCTTGAGTCTAAGTGAATATTGAGTTTGATAGAATATTCTCTACAGGTTAATTGGTCTAGTTAGGGGTGGATTGGGGGGTATTTTGACAGCAATTTTGAGAAAGGACTCTCTTTTGAAGTGCAAAGGAGTACCAAAACATCGAGTTTTATTTGGTTTGTGGAGATTTGAATGAGTTTCATTGGTGTCATGCTAGGTTCTTTCAGTGGAGGAAGCATTGTCGATACAGGCTCACCCAGATAAGGAATCGGCAAAGACTCTGCACAAGCTGCTGCCAAATGTTTATAAGGATGGAAATCACAAGCCAGAAATGGCTTTGGCAATAACAGAGTTTGAGGCCCTTTGTGGTTTCATAAGTCTCGAGGTATTTAATATCATATCTTCTATTTATTTACTATTTTCGGAATGGAGACTTTGTTTAGATTTATGCGAATGATTTTAGTTGTGATGACTGTGAAACTTGTCAAATTAATGGTCTGGTGGCCGTCAATGAGCAACTGGGTCTGTTGGTCTGAATATTTCAATGCCCTAAACAATGAAAAGGAGAGTTTGTCTTCTGATACATGAGACTCAAATACAGTATTATTTGATTGTATATTgctcttcaaaagcatatcagTCGGATTCTTATGAACTTTTTTTGATAGTCTTTTAAATTCCTCAAGACAGTCCACCAAAGTAGATCTGATTTTTATGAACTTATTCCATATAATAATATGCTAAGCACAATAGAGATTGTATATTGCTCTTCAAAGTATATCAGTTGGATTTTTATGAACCTTTTTTTGCAAGTCCTTTAAATTCCTCAAGACAGTCCACCAAAGTAGATCTGTTTTTTACGAACTTATTCCATATAATAATATGCTAAGCACAAGAGAGATTGGATGAGAGTTCTTTGCCTAGGTTTGGGTCCCATTTTTCTATGTTCAAGCTTATATTCCTTTAATATGAGAAAGTTGTTATTTTCTTTCCAGGAGCTCAAGGTTGTTCTTCACAATGTTCCTGAGATTGTAAAGTTGGTTGGGAATGCAGATGCTAACCAACTCTTGCATATGAACAAGCAAGATGGGGAGAAAGTTAAAAATGTTTTGCGATCAGCTTTTACCCAACTCATGTCAGCTGATAAAGAGATGACAACAAAAGCAATATCCAAGATGAAAATTCGCCTGCACAGGGAAAGTCAGGTCAGCTGAAATGTTTGACCTATTATCTGTCTTttaatattagtatttttttgttAGAATGCAGCATGATTAGAATGTAATGGCTTACCCATGTGGATTTCCCATTTTTCTCCAGTTAAGGCAGTTAACTGACAAGGAACAGTTGGTGCTGAAGTTAGAAAAGCAGTATCCTGCTGATATTGGTGTGATATCAGCATTCTTTTTCAATTATGTGAAGCTTAATCCTGGCGAAGCATTGTATCTTGGGGCAAATGAACTGCACGCTTATATATCTGGAGAGTGCATTGAATGCATGGCAACATCAGACAATGTTGTGAGAGCTGGCCTCACTCCCAAGCACCGGGATATCCAAACCCTTTGTTCCATGCTTACGTATAAACAggtaaaaagaacaaaattagaTATTCGATTGAGTTTCTGATTCGATTTTAATAATTATAGATTGTCAAGTGAGGCGTTAATGAATTTTGAAAGCAGAGGGTCAGTTCATAACTTCATATGGGCAATTACAAATTgagtgggaaaaaaaagtaattatttGCTCTTTGACATGCTCCTTGTTTGTTGAAAGGTTAAACACATTCCAGCATCGTAATGTTCTTCGCTGTCAGATTGTTTCTTTTTATCATTAATTTGAAAAGAGGAATGTGATGCATCGTCTGCATACCTGGTGTTGTGCGCTTTACTGGAGAAACGTACTGAGTTGATTGCTTGCTGATACATATACTTGTATGGCGTTGTTAATTGTTATGTAggcaaaaccaaaccaaactagGCATTTACAATCTTCCTAGGAGGCATACCCCTGAATGACATTTTCATAACTTTAGAGTTGGTACTTTTTTTTGTTCCAGGGCTTCCCTGAGATACTGCAAGGCTTTCCTTTGAGTCCATACATAACAAGATACCTTCCGCCTTTCGATGAATTTGAGGTTGATAGGTGTGTTCTTCACATGGGAGCGTCAACAGTGTTTCCCGCTATCCCTGGACCTTCCATTTTCTTGGTCGTAGGAGGGGAAGGAACAATGAAAGGAGTGGTATCAAAGGAAGTAGTTTGTGAAGGGGACGTTTTATTTGTGCCTGCGAATGTTGAGATTACCTTGACAGCCGCGGCAGAGTTGCACCTGTATAGAGCAGGAGTGAATAGCAGGTTTTTTCAAACCTTGCGAGTTGGAATGTAGCAGCAGCGTCTTACCAAAAGTACATATTGTTGGCTGATCAGCTTGTATTTTTTATtgctttaatatttatttattttttgtacaataatttaatatttaccAAAGTTCCACCTACTTtgcattttttccttttctttgcaaGTAAAATGAAGTTATGATCAACTTTCTTGAGGCAcatcagtgttttttttttgtctcgaACTGGTATGAATCACGTGGGATCCACAATTTTACATGGATTATGCACTTCTGTCAGAGCATTTGGATACAACAAAGAGAAGAGCAACGATACCACAGAGATTAACAGTTTAAGATTAAATTCATTCcaagaaaatgacaaaagatTTCTTTCAATTTGAAAGCACTGCCCACTGGACTCCACCCCCAATAGTAAACCCATGGGTCACATGTAACATCTGCAAACCACACGGGTCGGTTAAGTGCTGCTCAATTAACTCCATGTTCATACCAGAAGGGAGCTGGTGGAATAGACAGGTCTGCCCCTGCTTCAGTTGGTAGTATTGGACCCGCATCTTCTtggcattgttgagaaaaaaGCTACTGGCTTTCTGTACATTTTGTCTGATGAGAAGTTTGGATGATGAAGACAGAAAGGCTGCAAGGAAACTTCGACTTCGAATGGGCCAAAGCCCAATTCTGGTGGGCGGAGTCGCAAAATTGATGGGCTGAGGATATCGTAACACAGGAAGGCCCGTTATTCGCTTGACTCTCTCTCGTGGGTCTACATTCACTTCCTTCAAGGAAGAGACTCTGAGGCAGAGAGAGCGAGCGACGCCGTTCTTCATTCAATTTCCGGTGTAGTGCTCGACTTCGAAGGAATCCAAGTTGTTTGAGTATCGAAGCAATTCCGCAAGGTGTCAAGAAGCTGAGATTGAAGTATCTCATTCAATATCTCTGattttcaacaaaaatgatGTCTCCGAATCAAGTATCTGAAGATCGAGGATCTTCTCAATTTAGGTACGTGAACCCTAACTCTTTATCTCTCTGTTTGGTTTCCAAGAAAGGGAATGAAAGTAAAGGGAACCAATTCGTGATTAGAATATATTTTCCGTGGTTCttggttcttttcattttgctcAATCTTCTTAATTTGACTAGTTATGCATTGAAATGGGGttgttgtttgatttattttcttttatctgaGATTTACTAAATGTGAATTAATGTTTTACATCTTTTCATTTTGTGGGTTTTCATATAATTATCTATTCTCCGCTTGGCTTCATCATATTATAAAGCATGATGGAAGCTTGGAACATACCGATGACtccttttcatttcttcttgTGTGTGTTTGGTGTAGGCATACTCCCTTGCAGATAATCCATATTATCGGTAACTTCTTAAGAATATGGTCAGTTTATTCCTTGTACCGTTACTTGTCTCAGACAGGAGCATCAGTGGCACTTGTTATCTTCAGTTGTCTGGTTCCATCGTCCATCCTGTTTTTGATTTTGCAAAAGCCTTGGAAGGGGAGACCACTTGCTAACACCCAGGTTAGTTGAAATTCCTTTGACTGGATTACATTCATTAGGGACATCAAATACATTGCATTCGTAGTTTGTGCTTTCAATTTGCAACTTGCTTAAAAAGCATTTGGGTTTTTCCAGGTAGTGCCATCTATCATAAACGGTGGCATAACAGCATTGTATTTCATCTTGTGGGGAAAGGGCCTAAGGTCATGTGGACCACATAggtacatatatacatgtgaaGGATCTAAGCTGATACTTGTGTGGTTTCAAATGCCTTTTCTGCTGTCATCTCCctcaacttctttttttctttctctaatttttctttgatttggtttacatgtgtgtgtgtgtgttttaccCTTTTGGCATGAGGAATATgaactgtgtatatatatatatattcatggaTGAATTGGCTGTCATAAACATTCCTGTGCAATAAAGTTCatagtttatgaaatatttataatcGAAATTCTAACACTTTGAACTCTGGTTTTTGATATATGATGCTTTGAGTGGAGCTTGTTTATCACACATTAAAGTATTGTATATGATTTTCACATCCTTCCGAAGGCGTCCTTGGGGTGATCTCGTAGTTCCTACGGGGTGGAGGTGATGGGGTCAGTCCATggattttccttccttttgtcGCATTTCGCTCAAAGGGTTGAAGGGAGACAGTGCATCAAGCTGTTCGCAAGGGCCAACTTGATCCTCTTCCCCAAGGATCCCAGATGAGGGAATCCTAGGAGAGCCGCCGACTCCAAGATaatgtttttccttttattgtcTCTTGTTGGCCTCATATGATGTCCTTGATGAAGTTCGATTGTTTTTCTTGGAAAACAGGTATCCAGGAATGATTGCTTGTTTCTTGAAAACTGTTTTCCAGGAATGAAACCCTTGCTAAATTCTTCATCTACTTATCAATTTACTATATAATGACTTCTTCCTGCTATCTTCTCATTAGTTAAGGTTTTGATTTAGAGGGCTTCTTATGATGGCCCCATCCTGGTTTCGCAAAATTCCATCGTTTCGGGTCTCAAACGaactgttttctgtttttaggggtatttttgtaattttacatTTCCGTGTTTGCATTATATTAGGGTTGTAGCCGGCCCTAGTGATCATTATCTTTCATTGtatcaaatatatcaaaaccctagagagttttctctcaacctTCTGGTGGATTCCAGTGTTACTCTTTTCATcaaatgttggtttgatttgTTATTCTATTCCTTTGTTGATCTGCCTGCGTTACTCCTCTTCATCCTGTCCTAACTGAAGTGGTTCTCCATTTGTGTAAATATTTGAAGAGCATCCAAGGTTTGCACAATGAAAGGAAAATAATCACAGAGGTTCCCTGACAGTCAGCATGCATATATTGTCTTGTAGGGAACATTTGTTGCCATCTGTGTAAACAAGTTCAATGGTCAGGATAATTGCCTTCCATAATAATATTACAATTTATGACTATAAGTTTCTCTTACATAGCATTAAAAGTTGGCTTGGCTTCTGCTAACGTTGCTTCCTTTCTGCCTTTTGAATCCGTTCGAGTTTATGTTTGCTCATGAATTAGATCATGCAAGATCATTGAGCTTCTGCCTGATTTGCTCTATTAGAAGGGATCTTGCATAGTTCCTACATTTCCTTAaacttggcatcttttgatttttttatcatCTGAAATTCATTGGTAGTCGTAATTAATTATTCGTTTGTTATGATTCTAGAGCTATTTTAGCAGAGTATTCCGGTGCTGTTCTTGGGGTATTATCTGCAGTATTATATGGCCGGAGGGGCAATGTCTGGAAGAAGGTAGGTTTGTCAAATATGCTTAATGATCTTTAGTTCAAGTTATATCAATTGTTTGCTTCACTTAGTGTGAGTAATAGTGCTTTTAAGCCCATAAGATACCGGCTTTTTGTTAGCCATATAAAGTActgaatttcattattttttgaagatattcataTCATTGTCAAGAGATTGATCTATGATTGTTTGCCCTTCAAAAGAGATTGACCGTTTCCTTTATTCATGTATTTATATTTCACTATTAAAAATATGCCACTGCTGTTTTGTTTGAGACATGCATAATGTTGCTTGAGAATCAGACTCCCTAAATTTGTCATAAGTAAACTTTTCTATGTTGTGTGATAATCATAAACTCTTCCGTAATTAGCATGTGTTCTAACAGGTGGGTGGGCTCGTCGCAATGTTGGCATCTTTCTACTTCTTGTCTCAGGGGTGGGCGATGGCAACATACTCTCCCTTTTATATCCTTATATACTGATTCTTGTTTGATAATTAAATTGTAGCAAGTTTTTGGTTTGATGAATCCTCTTAATTTATGTTAtccttttttccctctctttttaTCTTCCCATTGATGTTTCTTATTGTAAATTTGCAAACTCGTTTTCAATCTTGTTAGAAACTTAACATGAAAATTACCATTCAAGGAAAGCCTTGATGTCGAGGTTCAGACAGAACAAGTGTTGGGTATGAAAGAAATGACAGTTCCAATAGTTGCTGGTATTTTATCTGCTTTAAGAAGGGTGATTGCACGACGTGTTTCACTCAAGGTGATTTAAATTATTCATTTACTGTTATCTATTGCTTGTCAATTGTCCAAAATTCGAATTAACTGCTTGCAGCGTTCTTTGATTTCAGAA contains these protein-coding regions:
- the LOC119998689 gene encoding uncharacterized protein LOC119998689, producing the protein MMSPNQVSEDRGSSQFRHTPLQIIHIIGNFLRIWSVYSLYRYLSQTGASVALVIFSCLVPSSILFLILQKPWKGRPLANTQVVPSIINGGITALYFILWGKGLRSCGPHRAILAEYSGAVLGVLSAVLYGRRGNVWKKVGGLVAMLASFYFLSQGWAMATYSPFSFKESLDVEVQTEQVLGMKEMTVPIVAGILSALRRVIARRVSLKNQLKRRLNAITIASATCFLFPVAMWDMIIGSTSVSSTKLPFSVWAFLSTILFGVILIFYVDSIAEERLHMVFSSPRHLMVAGGCIIVMEIVYKMDFSLPGFLICSFILGFGIYEATSLERPRTGSLQNSDLSNGKLDEQIQMSSLPT
- the LOC119998687 gene encoding mannose-6-phosphate isomerase 1-like, whose product is MTKEWVSMEVVNNDDGSSSLKQKKVQRLRCSVQNYDWGKIGEDSQVARLYAWNSGSEIDPDKPYAELWMGTHESGSSYLVPRHGDGEIVSLKSWISKNPNVLGERVLDKWGSDLPFLFKVLSVEEALSIQAHPDKESAKTLHKLLPNVYKDGNHKPEMALAITEFEALCGFISLEELKVVLHNVPEIVKLVGNADANQLLHMNKQDGEKVKNVLRSAFTQLMSADKEMTTKAISKMKIRLHRESQLRQLTDKEQLVLKLEKQYPADIGVISAFFFNYVKLNPGEALYLGANELHAYISGECIECMATSDNVVRAGLTPKHRDIQTLCSMLTYKQGFPEILQGFPLSPYITRYLPPFDEFEVDRCVLHMGASTVFPAIPGPSIFLVVGGEGTMKGVVSKEVVCEGDVLFVPANVEITLTAAAELHLYRAGVNSRFFQTLRVGM